The Lynx canadensis isolate LIC74 chromosome D1, mLynCan4.pri.v2, whole genome shotgun sequence genome has a segment encoding these proteins:
- the LOC115524500 gene encoding LOW QUALITY PROTEIN: olfactory receptor 5AL1-like (The sequence of the model RefSeq protein was modified relative to this genomic sequence to represent the inferred CDS: inserted 2 bases in 2 codons), with product MAESNNLKVTEFILLGLTQSPELQAFLFGILLVIYLISVIGNLGLIMLIYIHSQLHAPMYSFLSNLAFVAFCYTSSVTPNTLVNFLQEIKRISLPACATQLCCFIMFVVCEVYMLSIMAYDRYVAISKPLLYTIIMNRRVCIQMVVTTHLYGFSVGLLQAILTFHLPFCNANIINHFYCDDVPXVGLACRKTHCKDIKELILFTLAAFNTLFSLFIVLICIVILFAILRINSAEGQQKAFSTCASHLTSSPYFMVPSSSLYAAETSHSLDTDKIASVFYIVVIPMMNPLIYSLRNQEVXNALKRIIEKVCFTVK from the exons ATGGCTGAAAGCAATAATTTGAAAGTGACTGAATTCATCCTCTTGGGACTCACACAAAGTCCAGAGCTTCAAGCCTTTCTTTTCGGGATCTTGCTAGTGATCTACTTAATTAGTGTCATAGGTAATCTTGGGTTAATTATGCTAATTTATATCCATTCTCAGCTTCACGCACCCATGTATTCTTTTCTCAGCAATCtagcttttgttgctttttgctACACCTCCTCTGTCACCCCTAACACCCTGGTGAACTTCCTCCAAGAAATTAAGAGAATATCCTTACCTGCTTGTGCCACTCAGTTGTGTTGCTTTATCATGTTTGTGGTCTGTGAAGTGTATATGCTCTCAATCATGGCGTATGATAGGTATGTAGCCATTTCTAAACCTTTACTCTATACCATTATCATGAACAGAAGGGTCTGTATTCAAATGGTGGTCACTACACATTTGTATGGCTTTTCTGTGGGACTCCTCCAGGCAATTCTGACATTCCACTTACCTTTCTGTAATGCAAACATAATAAATCACTTCTACTGTGATGATGTTC TGGTTGGTCTGGCCTGCCGTAAAACCCATTGTAAAGATATCAAAGAACTGATATTGTTCACACTTGCTGCTTTCAatacccttttctctctctttatcgtCCTCATCTGCATAGTCATTCTATTTGCCATTCTGAGGATTAATTCAGCTGAAGGCCAACAAAAGGCATTTTCTACTTGTGCCTCCCACCTGACTTCATCACCATATTTTATGGTACCGTCATCTTCATTATATGCAGCCGAAACAAGCCATTCTCTGGATACTGACAAAATAGCTTCTGTTTTCTATATTGTGGTGATCCCCATGATGAATCCTTTGATATACAGCCTGAGGAACCAGGAAG AAAATGCTTTGAAGAGAATTATAGAAAAGGTGTGCTTTACTGTAAAATAA